Proteins co-encoded in one Cytophaga hutchinsonii ATCC 33406 genomic window:
- a CDS encoding polysaccharide deacetylase family protein, whose amino-acid sequence MIWIIFIAVFAGILIYYRNQGVPVMLFHQVHEGSNVKPKELESYFSYLSENKYQTITLREIDALYKAKQKLPEKSIVLTFDDGYYDNYSVVFPLLKKYNLKAIFFVNTLFVGEAYDRSATTYELADQVNSNLIANYFNSLPTQSTQYFSWEEMREMERSGLVDIQCHSHRHGMVFSNTRFKQVVNVHHVSAGDYFVLNGSVQSGFPLFKMRGELTQAGLQIDEAGKALFKEYYSGLEKQALSKKEKKQKAQQFFTEEFIQQHVHAYSDAEFKARVEKEIAENSTQINTHLSHKKALGFAWPYGHQSTVSLPWIKALGITYFFTCKKGTNARILNPDFIYRIELRKVTAKRLITLTKINSNFALGWLYRWIS is encoded by the coding sequence ATGATCTGGATCATTTTTATAGCAGTGTTTGCAGGTATTTTGATTTATTACCGGAATCAAGGTGTACCGGTAATGCTTTTTCATCAGGTACATGAGGGCTCAAATGTAAAACCGAAGGAGCTGGAATCATATTTCAGTTATTTGTCTGAAAATAAGTATCAGACAATTACATTAAGGGAAATTGATGCTTTGTATAAAGCGAAACAAAAGCTCCCGGAAAAATCAATTGTTCTTACATTCGACGATGGCTATTACGACAACTACAGCGTTGTTTTTCCTTTATTAAAAAAATATAACCTGAAAGCGATTTTTTTTGTTAATACATTATTTGTCGGAGAAGCATACGATCGTTCTGCAACAACATATGAACTGGCAGATCAGGTTAATTCAAATCTGATCGCCAATTATTTTAATTCATTGCCGACACAAAGCACACAGTATTTTTCCTGGGAAGAAATGCGCGAGATGGAACGGAGCGGATTGGTAGACATACAATGTCATTCGCACCGTCATGGTATGGTGTTTTCAAATACCAGATTCAAACAGGTTGTAAATGTACATCATGTATCAGCAGGAGATTATTTTGTTTTAAATGGTTCTGTGCAATCAGGTTTTCCGCTCTTTAAAATGCGCGGCGAGTTAACACAGGCCGGTTTACAGATTGATGAAGCAGGCAAGGCATTGTTTAAAGAATATTATTCAGGTCTGGAAAAACAAGCCCTTTCTAAAAAAGAAAAGAAACAAAAAGCGCAGCAATTTTTTACAGAAGAATTTATTCAGCAGCATGTTCATGCGTATAGCGATGCTGAATTTAAAGCGCGTGTTGAAAAAGAAATTGCTGAAAACAGTACACAGATCAATACACATTTGTCACATAAAAAAGCACTTGGTTTTGCCTGGCCGTACGGACATCAAAGTACTGTTTCGCTTCCATGGATCAAAGCGTTGGGTATAACCTATTTTTTTACGTGCAAGAAAGGTACAAATGCACGGATATTAAACCCGGATTTTATTTACAGAATTGAACTGCGGAAAGTAACAGCAAAAAGATTGATCACGCTTACAAAGATTAATTCTAATTTTGCCTTAGGCTGGCTGTACCGCTGGATAAGCTAG
- the ftsH gene encoding ATP-dependent zinc metalloprotease FtsH: MSIPEDKKKKKSPIPNPSQKTNYQIFLISALLLVVVGIAYFSGSGGIQKTTKQRFFDMVLQHDVKKIVLVNDRNVEVTITDEALKSGRYDELLKRTNSPFSGTATGPQFQFEITPSYDFEAKYEEFLNKEKVPKEYQVPIEVDSNRAEVTSQLVTLGFWVLLFVGTWFLFRRVSGGGAGGQIFNIGKSKAALFDQDNKVKITFADVAGLDEAKEEVKEIVDFLRFPTKFTKLGGKIPKGALLVGPPGTGKTLLAKAVAGEAGVPFFSLSGSDFVEMFVGVGAARVRDLFKQAKEKAPCIIFIDEIDAIGRMRGKGGNMPGSNDERENTLNSLLVEMDGFGTDSGVIILAATNRPDVLDSALLRPGRFDRMISIDKPDIVGREQIFKVHLKPLKLGPDVDPKKIAAQTPGFAGAEIMNVCNEAALIAARRDKSEIDMQDFQDAIDRVIGGLEKKTKIISPEEKKIVAYHEAGHAVAGWFLEHADPLVKVSIVPRGVAALGYAQYLPKEQFLYTVEQLTDEMCMALGGRAAEDIIFGKISTGALSDLERITKMAYGMVSIYGMNDKIGNISFYDSKAGDYSFNKPYSESTAQTIDEEARNIVHEAYNRTKKLLLEKQPELEIVAKQLLEKEILFQSDLEKLIGKRPFEAETTYQAFTNKVDAPETLPDIIPNPAQQEGNSGSSTYSTNEGTYNK, translated from the coding sequence ATGAGTATACCTGAGGATAAAAAAAAGAAAAAGAGTCCAATACCAAATCCATCACAAAAAACTAATTATCAGATTTTTTTAATTAGTGCATTATTGCTGGTTGTTGTGGGTATCGCTTATTTCAGCGGTTCCGGCGGCATTCAGAAAACAACCAAGCAACGCTTTTTTGATATGGTGCTTCAGCACGATGTTAAAAAGATTGTTCTGGTAAACGACCGCAATGTTGAGGTTACCATTACAGATGAAGCCTTAAAAAGCGGGCGATACGATGAATTGCTTAAAAGAACGAACAGTCCGTTTTCAGGTACAGCAACAGGTCCTCAGTTTCAATTTGAAATTACACCTTCATATGATTTTGAAGCGAAATACGAAGAGTTCCTGAACAAAGAAAAGGTTCCCAAAGAATATCAGGTGCCCATTGAAGTGGACAGCAACCGTGCTGAAGTAACCAGTCAATTGGTGACCTTAGGATTCTGGGTATTGTTATTTGTAGGTACCTGGTTCCTGTTCAGAAGAGTTTCCGGCGGCGGCGCAGGCGGACAGATCTTCAACATAGGTAAATCTAAAGCAGCATTATTTGATCAGGATAACAAAGTGAAAATTACGTTCGCGGATGTTGCCGGTTTGGATGAAGCAAAGGAAGAAGTAAAAGAGATCGTAGATTTCTTACGTTTCCCGACAAAGTTTACAAAACTTGGCGGTAAGATTCCTAAAGGCGCTTTGTTGGTAGGCCCTCCGGGTACAGGTAAAACGTTGCTTGCAAAGGCAGTAGCAGGAGAAGCTGGCGTACCGTTCTTCTCACTTTCAGGGTCAGACTTTGTTGAAATGTTTGTAGGGGTAGGTGCCGCACGTGTGCGTGACTTATTTAAACAGGCAAAAGAAAAGGCGCCATGTATCATTTTCATTGATGAGATTGATGCGATTGGCCGTATGCGTGGCAAAGGCGGAAACATGCCGGGTTCAAACGATGAAAGAGAAAATACATTAAACTCTTTATTGGTTGAAATGGATGGTTTCGGAACAGATTCAGGTGTGATTATCTTAGCTGCAACAAACCGTCCGGATGTATTGGATTCAGCGTTGCTTCGTCCGGGTCGTTTTGACAGAATGATCAGTATCGATAAACCGGATATCGTTGGTAGAGAGCAAATCTTTAAAGTACACCTGAAACCATTGAAATTAGGGCCTGATGTTGATCCTAAAAAGATTGCAGCACAGACACCGGGTTTTGCAGGTGCAGAGATTATGAACGTATGTAACGAAGCTGCATTGATTGCCGCGCGTAGAGATAAATCTGAAATTGATATGCAGGATTTTCAGGATGCCATTGATCGTGTGATCGGCGGGCTTGAAAAGAAAACAAAGATCATTTCACCGGAAGAGAAAAAAATTGTTGCATACCATGAAGCCGGACATGCTGTTGCTGGTTGGTTCCTGGAACACGCAGATCCGTTGGTTAAAGTAAGTATCGTACCTCGCGGTGTAGCTGCATTGGGATACGCGCAGTACTTACCAAAAGAACAATTCTTATATACGGTAGAACAGCTCACAGATGAAATGTGTATGGCACTTGGTGGCCGTGCCGCTGAAGACATCATCTTCGGTAAAATTTCTACCGGAGCGTTAAGTGATTTAGAACGTATTACTAAAATGGCATACGGAATGGTATCTATTTATGGTATGAATGATAAGATCGGAAATATTTCTTTCTACGATTCCAAAGCTGGTGATTATTCATTCAACAAGCCATACTCTGAATCAACGGCACAGACCATTGATGAGGAAGCACGCAACATTGTACATGAAGCATACAACAGAACGAAAAAACTGTTGCTTGAAAAGCAGCCGGAACTTGAAATAGTTGCAAAGCAATTGCTAGAGAAAGAAATATTATTCCAGTCGGATCTGGAGAAACTGATTGGTAAGCGCCCGTTTGAAGCTGAAACAACCTATCAGGCATTTACAAATAAAGTAGATGCTCCTGAAACACTGCCCGATATCATACCCAATCCGGCACAGCAGGAAGGGAATTCAGGTTCTTCAACCTATTCAACAAACGAAGGAACGTATAATAAATAA
- a CDS encoding biotin--[acetyl-CoA-carboxylase] ligase → MYNNSANTQFTGKSIHFLPSCHSTNTEASLLIRAQKAVNGLIVITNEQTAGRGQQGNSWLSKADSNLTFSVIFFPEKLHLKDSFYLNIVSSLSIAKTVDELVPENIVKVKWPNDILLNNKKVCGILIENMLRGEHIHAVVMGIGVNVNHSDGNLPFAGAMSSEAAKTFHLQEVFTRICENLEPYYLMLEQGLFAELDALYLQNLYGLNEKKHFSDSEGNFTGTIQAVLPGGLLQVEKESGVIKQYTFKEVSLVK, encoded by the coding sequence TTGTACAATAACTCAGCCAATACGCAATTCACAGGCAAAAGTATCCACTTTCTGCCAAGCTGTCACTCCACCAATACAGAGGCCAGCTTACTGATCCGTGCACAAAAGGCTGTTAATGGTTTGATAGTCATAACAAACGAACAAACTGCGGGGCGCGGGCAACAGGGCAATAGCTGGTTAAGCAAAGCGGATTCAAATCTGACATTTTCGGTCATCTTCTTTCCTGAAAAACTTCATCTAAAAGATTCTTTCTATCTAAATATAGTTTCTTCTTTGTCCATTGCCAAGACTGTTGACGAATTAGTACCGGAAAATATTGTAAAAGTGAAGTGGCCGAATGATATTTTATTAAATAATAAAAAAGTATGTGGCATATTGATTGAGAATATGCTGCGTGGAGAACACATCCATGCAGTTGTGATGGGGATCGGCGTAAATGTAAATCATTCTGATGGTAATTTGCCCTTTGCAGGCGCTATGAGTTCTGAAGCGGCAAAGACATTTCATCTGCAGGAAGTTTTTACCCGCATCTGTGAAAACCTGGAACCCTATTACCTCATGCTGGAGCAAGGATTGTTTGCAGAACTTGATGCCTTATATCTTCAGAATTTGTACGGGCTGAATGAAAAAAAACATTTTTCTGATTCTGAAGGAAATTTCACGGGTACTATCCAGGCCGTGCTGCCAGGCGGTTTGCTACAGGTAGAGAAAGAATCTGGCGTAATTAAACAGTATACGTTTAAGGAAGTTTCGCTGGTGAAGTAG
- a CDS encoding glycosyltransferase family 2 protein translates to MKDPASNISVVLITFNEENKIRKTIEAVSALTDDIVIIDSYSTDRTPEICRELNVTFVQQEWGGYGKQKNTGHLYARYDWILSIDADEVVSPGLLEELKQLPLTAPLQLFNIPFKTYFCNQLIRFGGWNPQHHIRLFNKKHTEWDTLAVHETLIYPKGYEIVSLKNSILHYSYDSVEDYLSKSDTYTTLFAERLLARGKKASWIKLYISPPFTFIKEYFFKLGILDGAMGFRIACFNFNYTYQKYAKLRALQNR, encoded by the coding sequence ATGAAGGATCCGGCATCGAATATTTCTGTTGTTCTTATTACGTTTAACGAAGAAAATAAAATCCGTAAGACGATTGAAGCAGTATCTGCTTTAACAGATGACATTGTGATCATTGATTCATACAGTACCGACCGCACACCGGAGATCTGCAGGGAATTAAACGTAACGTTTGTTCAGCAGGAATGGGGCGGTTATGGTAAACAGAAAAACACCGGACATTTATACGCCAGATACGATTGGATCTTATCGATTGATGCCGACGAAGTTGTTTCACCAGGCTTACTTGAAGAGTTAAAACAGCTTCCGCTTACTGCTCCCCTGCAGTTATTCAACATTCCGTTTAAAACCTATTTCTGCAACCAGCTCATTCGATTCGGCGGCTGGAACCCGCAGCACCACATCCGCCTGTTCAATAAAAAACATACCGAATGGGATACGCTTGCGGTACATGAAACACTCATCTACCCAAAAGGGTATGAAATTGTTTCCCTAAAAAACAGTATCCTGCATTATTCATACGACTCTGTTGAAGACTACCTGTCGAAATCAGATACGTATACTACCCTCTTTGCTGAACGATTATTGGCGCGTGGCAAAAAGGCTTCGTGGATTAAATTATACATCAGTCCGCCCTTTACATTCATCAAAGAATATTTTTTCAAGCTTGGTATCTTAGACGGAGCTATGGGTTTCCGGATCGCCTGTTTTAACTTCAATTACACGTATCAGAAATATGCTAAGCTACGCGCTTTGCAAAACCGATAA
- the ahcY gene encoding adenosylhomocysteinase, translated as MVDTFVKHKVKDISLAAWGRKEIELAEAEMPGLMSIRKEFGPSKPLKGARVAGCLHMTIQTAVLIETLIELGAEVTWSSCNIFSTQDHAAAAIAAAGISVYAWKGMNEEEFDWCIEQTLFFGEDRKPLNMILDDGGDLTNMVLDRFPELVKDIRGISEETTTGVLRLKDRERNGSLVLPAININDSVTKSKFDNKYGCKESLVDSIRRATDVMMAGKVAVVAGYGDVGKGSAASLRGAGARVIVTEIDPICALQAAMDGYEVKKMADAVKRADIVVTATGNKNIITGEHFKAMRDKVIVCNIGHFDNEIDMAWLNKTYGSTKVTVKPQVDIYNVDGHDVIILAEGRLVNLGCATGHPSFVMSSSFSNQVIAQLELWENSSKYENKVYTLPKSLDEKVARLHLSKIDVELDILSADQAAYIGVTVDGPYKNDEYRY; from the coding sequence ATGGTAGACACATTTGTAAAGCACAAAGTAAAAGACATCTCCCTGGCTGCATGGGGCAGAAAAGAAATTGAATTAGCTGAGGCTGAAATGCCGGGTTTAATGTCAATCCGTAAAGAATTTGGACCTTCAAAACCTCTTAAGGGTGCGCGTGTAGCTGGTTGTTTACACATGACTATCCAAACGGCTGTATTAATTGAAACATTGATTGAATTGGGTGCTGAAGTTACCTGGTCATCTTGTAATATATTCTCTACACAGGATCATGCTGCTGCTGCTATCGCTGCTGCAGGTATCTCTGTTTATGCCTGGAAAGGTATGAACGAAGAAGAATTTGACTGGTGTATTGAACAGACATTATTCTTCGGTGAAGACCGCAAGCCATTGAACATGATTCTTGATGATGGCGGAGATCTTACAAACATGGTATTAGACCGTTTCCCTGAATTGGTTAAAGATATCCGTGGTATCTCTGAAGAAACAACAACGGGCGTGCTTCGTTTGAAAGACAGGGAACGTAACGGTTCGTTAGTATTACCTGCGATCAACATCAACGATTCTGTTACGAAATCTAAATTTGACAACAAATACGGCTGTAAAGAATCATTAGTAGACAGTATCCGTCGTGCTACAGATGTTATGATGGCTGGTAAAGTTGCTGTTGTAGCGGGTTACGGTGATGTAGGAAAAGGATCTGCTGCTTCATTAAGAGGTGCAGGCGCTCGTGTAATTGTTACTGAAATTGATCCGATCTGTGCATTACAGGCGGCAATGGATGGTTATGAAGTTAAGAAAATGGCTGACGCTGTTAAACGTGCGGATATCGTAGTTACTGCAACGGGTAACAAAAACATCATCACGGGCGAGCATTTCAAAGCAATGAGAGACAAAGTGATTGTTTGTAACATCGGTCACTTTGACAATGAAATTGACATGGCCTGGTTGAACAAAACATATGGTTCTACAAAAGTTACTGTTAAGCCGCAGGTTGACATCTACAACGTAGATGGTCATGATGTAATCATTCTGGCAGAAGGCCGTTTGGTTAACCTTGGCTGTGCTACAGGTCACCCTTCCTTTGTCATGTCAAGCTCATTCTCTAACCAGGTTATTGCTCAGTTAGAATTATGGGAAAATTCTTCTAAATATGAAAACAAGGTTTATACCTTGCCTAAATCGCTAGATGAAAAAGTAGCCCGCTTGCATTTATCTAAAATTGATGTTGAATTAGACATTTTATCTGCAGATCAGGCAGCATACATCGGCGTAACGGTTGATGGCCCATATAAAAACGACGAATACAGATACTAA
- a CDS encoding glycosyl transferase: MKVAGFTFIRNAVTYDYPIVEAITSILPVCDEFVVALGNSDDDTEALINNIGDPRIKIIHTEWNESLREGGKVLAVETDKAMDAISADTDWCFYIQGDEAMHEKYLPVVKEEMQKYLSDASVDGLLFNYEHFFGSYEYVGDAPKWYRKEVRVVRRNPLIRSYKDAQGFRKDGQKLHVKQIDAYMYHYGWVKNPVFQIKKAKSFSKYWHSDEWIESKIPEIELFDYSEVDSLKLFSGTHPASMQNRINQQNWKFKFDFRKKKLSAKHRFKIFIEKLTGWRIGEYKNYIKI, from the coding sequence ATGAAAGTTGCTGGATTTACTTTTATCAGAAATGCTGTTACCTACGATTACCCGATTGTTGAAGCTATAACATCTATTCTTCCGGTTTGTGATGAATTTGTTGTTGCCTTAGGTAATTCGGATGATGATACCGAAGCATTAATTAATAACATCGGTGATCCGAGAATTAAAATCATACATACGGAATGGAATGAATCACTGCGTGAAGGCGGTAAAGTATTAGCCGTTGAAACGGATAAAGCGATGGACGCCATATCTGCCGATACAGACTGGTGTTTCTATATTCAGGGCGATGAAGCTATGCATGAAAAATATCTTCCTGTTGTAAAAGAAGAAATGCAGAAATATCTGTCTGATGCATCGGTTGATGGTCTGCTTTTTAACTATGAACATTTTTTTGGTTCATATGAATATGTTGGTGACGCCCCAAAGTGGTATCGCAAAGAAGTGCGTGTCGTACGCAGGAACCCATTAATCCGCTCGTATAAAGATGCGCAGGGTTTTCGCAAAGACGGGCAAAAACTTCATGTAAAACAAATCGATGCTTATATGTATCATTATGGCTGGGTAAAAAATCCAGTCTTCCAGATCAAAAAAGCAAAGTCTTTTTCTAAGTACTGGCACAGCGATGAGTGGATCGAATCAAAGATTCCCGAAATAGAACTGTTTGATTATTCTGAAGTAGATTCATTGAAATTATTTTCAGGTACGCATCCCGCATCCATGCAGAACAGGATCAACCAGCAAAACTGGAAATTCAAATTCGATTTCAGAAAAAAGAAACTTTCTGCCAAACACCGCTTCAAAATCTTTATAGAAAAACTAACGGGATGGAGAATCGGTGAATATAAAAATTACATAAAAATATAA
- a CDS encoding glycosyltransferase, protein MRILEINTEKGWRGGENQTLLALIGFRKLGHEAELLCFENSALHVQAAAAGFTCHPLTSSTKSIGFLMEYGKNYSILHTQTSKQLTYCILTKPFHNSKVILSRRVDFVPKGFFTLLKYNACDGIICVSGAIEKILKQSGIKTRTVVISDCVTEKTLNKTRAQELLQKLTISGKNIIGTTAALVPHKDPVTLVNAVNILRTKRSDFVLLHFGSGPLAATIQQFITDNNLQDYYKLIGFKERVEDYFSIFNYFVMSSQEEGLGSSVLDAFVYKVPVVSTNAGGLNELVTGRGYVTEKKNAQLLAEALHTAMNSPEQNKKNVAAGYTYAVSNLSVEKIHEEHIDFFKTV, encoded by the coding sequence ATGCGCATACTAGAGATCAATACAGAAAAAGGCTGGCGTGGCGGCGAAAACCAGACACTCCTTGCACTGATTGGCTTCAGGAAATTGGGTCATGAGGCAGAGCTGCTTTGTTTCGAAAATTCTGCACTGCATGTGCAGGCAGCTGCAGCGGGTTTTACCTGTCACCCCCTAACATCCAGCACAAAGTCTATCGGTTTCCTGATGGAATATGGTAAAAACTATTCCATCCTTCATACGCAAACATCGAAGCAGTTAACTTATTGCATACTTACAAAACCATTTCATAACAGCAAAGTCATTTTATCCAGACGTGTGGATTTTGTTCCGAAGGGATTTTTTACTTTATTAAAATACAATGCCTGCGACGGTATTATCTGTGTTTCCGGAGCGATAGAAAAAATACTCAAACAATCAGGTATTAAAACCAGAACGGTTGTAATCTCTGATTGTGTAACGGAAAAAACGTTAAACAAAACACGTGCACAGGAATTACTCCAAAAGTTAACAATTTCCGGCAAGAACATTATCGGAACTACAGCAGCACTCGTTCCGCATAAAGACCCGGTCACCTTGGTGAACGCGGTAAATATTCTTCGTACCAAGCGTTCAGACTTTGTACTGCTGCATTTTGGCAGCGGACCATTAGCGGCAACCATACAGCAATTTATTACAGACAATAACCTTCAGGATTATTATAAATTGATTGGTTTTAAAGAACGTGTAGAAGATTACTTCAGCATCTTTAATTACTTTGTCATGTCTTCTCAAGAAGAAGGCCTGGGCAGTAGTGTGCTGGATGCTTTCGTATATAAAGTACCTGTTGTTTCTACCAATGCCGGCGGATTGAATGAACTAGTGACAGGCAGAGGTTATGTAACAGAAAAGAAAAATGCGCAGTTGCTGGCTGAAGCACTTCATACAGCAATGAACAGTCCGGAACAAAACAAAAAAAATGTTGCAGCTGGCTATACGTATGCGGTTTCAAATCTTTCGGTTGAAAAGATTCATGAGGAACACATCGATTTTTTTAAGACGGTATAA
- the rsfS gene encoding ribosome silencing factor: MVETKNKTKKTSLADTVVFAMQEKKAYSITVIDLRKLKEAVADYFIICSANSDTQVDSIHDSIDEIVFKNEKLHPWRTEGEKQKEWIIVDYGDVVAHIFRKDKRPFYNLEELWGDGIITKIENLD, from the coding sequence GTGGTAGAAACAAAAAATAAGACAAAAAAGACTTCTTTAGCTGACACTGTGGTATTTGCGATGCAGGAAAAAAAAGCATACAGCATTACAGTGATCGATTTAAGGAAGTTAAAAGAGGCAGTAGCAGATTATTTTATCATCTGCTCTGCAAATTCAGACACTCAGGTTGATTCTATTCATGATTCTATTGATGAAATCGTCTTTAAAAACGAAAAACTGCATCCATGGAGAACAGAAGGAGAAAAACAGAAAGAGTGGATCATCGTTGATTACGGAGATGTTGTTGCGCACATCTTCAGAAAAGATAAAAGACCTTTTTACAACCTGGAAGAGTTGTGGGGAGATGGAATCATTACCAAAATTGAAAATTTAGACTAA
- a CDS encoding sigma-70 family RNA polymerase sigma factor, whose protein sequence is MEEQNSKTRYKSKEEKDSLFEKEFMHLLGPLYNFGYRLTLDEDDANDLVQETYLKAYRFFDSYEKGTNAKAWLFRILKNTFINEYRRKTKEPNKVDYQEVESYYNSDEVNEPITSDLRVDSLNNMIGDEVANALNALDVDFRTIIILCDLEGFTYEEMAKILDIPIGTVRSRLHRARNVLKEKLQEYAQSMGYKDQRKKHD, encoded by the coding sequence ATGGAGGAGCAAAATTCCAAAACCCGATATAAAAGTAAGGAAGAAAAGGATAGCCTTTTTGAAAAGGAATTTATGCACCTACTGGGCCCGCTTTACAACTTCGGTTATAGATTAACCTTAGATGAAGACGATGCAAATGATTTGGTACAAGAGACTTATTTAAAAGCATATCGTTTTTTTGATTCTTACGAAAAAGGAACTAATGCAAAAGCATGGTTGTTTAGAATCCTGAAAAACACCTTTATTAATGAATATCGCCGCAAGACGAAGGAGCCTAATAAAGTCGATTATCAGGAAGTTGAATCCTATTATAACTCAGATGAAGTAAATGAACCTATCACCAGCGATCTGCGGGTAGATTCATTAAATAATATGATTGGCGACGAAGTTGCCAATGCGCTGAATGCGCTGGATGTAGATTTCAGAACCATCATCATTTTATGCGATCTGGAAGGTTTTACGTACGAAGAAATGGCTAAAATATTAGACATTCCTATTGGAACGGTACGTTCCCGACTGCACAGAGCCAGAAATGTATTAAAAGAAAAATTACAGGAATATGCCCAATCAATGGGTTATAAGGATCAACGAAAGAAACACGATTAA
- a CDS encoding O-antigen ligase family protein, with the protein MKLSGKNIQINIAFINNWFLIAGCLALVGIFFSRAMISIGMIGIALLYFLDRGWAKSFTWKQEDLQWFAGLPILIIYLIGVLWTDDYSYWTERVQVKIPLLFLPLGFWAVKDSITRATIDVLIMIFISLCAATALGSFIYYLLHYKEITESYKHAKTIPTIIEHIRYSLLLTIAFFASIQAYLTSSVMVTKVQKGIVAGLGIFLFLFLHVLSIRSGLLALYTTCFLWLIIQVFKSGNKKLLLLFPAAAAFLVAMYFFVPSLHNKVNYMVRDVNQFVTGKSVNNYSDGNRLLSMKIGVEVGMQHPWIGVGSGDVQQEMNAVYKKEYPDIDEHNWLIPHSQFVYIFTALGIIGFVIFMICLIYPFLNKEVSLDIFCMAVLVSTYTSYLSEATLELQQGIVLVSLLFGMAYIRLFSKE; encoded by the coding sequence ATGAAATTATCAGGTAAAAATATACAAATAAATATAGCATTTATTAACAATTGGTTCCTCATTGCCGGTTGCCTTGCTTTGGTCGGTATCTTTTTTTCACGCGCTATGATCAGTATCGGAATGATTGGTATTGCGTTGCTTTATTTTTTAGACCGTGGCTGGGCAAAATCATTCACATGGAAACAGGAAGATTTACAATGGTTTGCAGGCTTACCTATATTAATTATTTATTTGATCGGGGTGTTATGGACCGATGATTATTCGTACTGGACGGAACGTGTGCAGGTAAAAATTCCTCTGTTGTTTTTACCATTAGGCTTCTGGGCAGTAAAAGATTCGATCACGCGTGCTACCATAGATGTACTGATCATGATCTTTATTTCGTTGTGTGCTGCTACAGCATTGGGCAGTTTTATTTATTACCTGCTACATTATAAAGAAATAACAGAATCATATAAACATGCGAAAACAATTCCAACAATTATTGAGCATATTCGCTATAGCCTGTTGCTAACGATTGCTTTTTTTGCATCCATACAAGCCTATTTGACATCTTCTGTAATGGTTACAAAAGTGCAAAAAGGTATTGTAGCCGGTTTGGGTATATTTCTTTTTTTGTTTTTACATGTGTTATCTATTCGCAGCGGCTTATTGGCCTTATACACCACATGTTTTCTCTGGCTCATCATTCAGGTATTTAAAAGTGGAAATAAAAAACTGTTGCTGCTTTTTCCTGCTGCTGCTGCTTTTTTAGTCGCCATGTATTTCTTTGTGCCTTCGTTGCACAACAAAGTGAATTACATGGTACGCGATGTAAATCAATTTGTAACAGGTAAAAGTGTAAATAATTATTCAGACGGAAACCGTTTGCTGTCGATGAAGATCGGGGTGGAGGTTGGTATGCAGCATCCATGGATTGGTGTTGGGAGCGGTGATGTACAGCAGGAAATGAATGCAGTATATAAAAAAGAATATCCGGATATTGATGAACACAACTGGCTCATTCCACATTCGCAATTCGTATATATCTTTACGGCATTGGGTATCATTGGTTTTGTAATCTTTATGATCTGTCTCATTTATCCATTCTTAAATAAAGAAGTGTCTCTGGATATTTTCTGTATGGCCGTTTTGGTAAGTACATATACGTCCTATTTATCCGAAGCAACGCTTGAATTGCAGCAAGGTATTGTATTGGTAAGTTTATTGTTTGGCATGGCGTATATCCGTTTATTTTCAAAAGAGTAA